The following are encoded together in the Dama dama isolate Ldn47 chromosome 29, ASM3311817v1, whole genome shotgun sequence genome:
- the TRIM14 gene encoding tripartite motif-containing protein 14, which yields MAGSAVLKGTPGGLGPAEPEDARGGRCSEHGDRAAELFCRRCRRCVCALCPVLGSHRGHPVGLALDEAARVQKFTQECLTHLATKKQQQVDNITQLEDAAEKLKAQAESSKTWLTGKFTELRLLLEEEEALAKKFIDKNTQLALQAYTEQIKSCGEQIDVMNTLSNRVWTISQETNPVQLLQEYTAAEQQVQQQMSLGELCHPVPHSFEPVKSFFKDLVEAMQSLLQTPLDVRLKESRNCQLSGSSCVKPGSLLKTRPSAERSLFLKYARTPCLDRDTMHARLRLSADLLTVRCGLLGRLGPTPALRFDALWQVLGRDCFAAGRHYWEVDVQEAGVGWWVGAAYGSLRRHGASDAARLGCNRQSWCLKRYDLEYWAFHDGQRSRLRPRHDPDRLGVFLDYEAGVLAFYDVTGGMSHLHTFRAAFQEPLYPALRLWEGAISISRLP from the exons ATGGCGGGCTCGGCGGTGCTCAAGGGGACTCCTGGGGGGCTGGGCCCCGCGGAGCCCGAAGACGCGCGCGGCGGGCGCTGCTCAGAGCACGGCGACCGCGCGGCTGAGCTCTtctgccgccgctgccgccgctgcGTCTGCGCGCTCTGCCCGGTGCTCGGCTCGCACCGCGGCCACCCGGTCGGCCTGGCGCTGGACGAGGCGGCGCGCGTGCAG AAATTCACCCAAGAGTGTTTAACGCATTTGGCGACCAAGAAGCAGCAGCAAGTTGACAACATAACCCAACTAGAAGATGCTGCTGAGAAGCTCAAG gctCAGGCAGAGTCAAGTAAAACCTGGCTGACCGGGAAATTTACTGAACTCAGATTACTACTTGAAGAAGAGGAAGCTCTGGCCAAGAAATTCATTGATAAAAACACACAGCTTGCCCTGCAGGCGTACACGGAGCAAATCAAGTCTTGTGGGGAACAAATTGATGTCATGAACACTCTGTCCAACAGGGTCTGGACGATCAGCCAAGAAACTAATCCCGTACAGCTGCTGCAG GAGTACACGGCCGCTGAGCAGCAGGTACAGCAGCAGATGAGCCTGGGGGAGCTGTGCCACCCCGTGCCCCACTCTTTCGAGCCCGTCAAGAGCTTCTTTAAGGACCTCGTGGAAGCCATGCAGAGCCTGCTGCAGACGCCGCTGGATGTCCGCCTTAAGGAGA GTAGGAACTGTCAGCTCTCGGGCTCCTCCTGCGTCAAGCCGGGTTCCTTGTTGAAAACACGCCCTTCAGCAGAGCGATCACTCTTCTTAAAAT ACGCGCGCACGCCCTGTCTGGACCGGGACACGATGCACGCGCGCTTGCGCCTTTCTGCTGACCTCCTGACGGTGCGCTGCGGACTCCTCGGCCGCCTGGGACCCACTCCCGCGCTGCGTTTCGACGCGCTGTGGCAGGTGCTGGGCCGCGACTGCTTCGCCGCCGGCCGCCACTACTGGGAAGTGGACGTGCAGGAGGCGGGCGTCGGCTGGTGGGTGGGCGCGGCCTACGGCTCCCTGCGGCGCCACGGGGCGTCGGACGCCGCCCGCCTGGGCTGCAACCGCCAGTCCTGGTGCCTCAAACGCTATGACCTCGAGTACTGGGCCTTCCACGACGGCCAGCGCAGCCGCCTGCGGCCCCGCCACGACCCTGACCGGCTCGGCGTCTTCCTGGATTACGAGGCCGGAGTCCTGGCCTTCTACGATGTGACGGGCGGC
- the LOC133048794 gene encoding SS18-like protein 2 codes for MSVAFVPDWLRGKAEVNQETIQRLLEENDQLIRCIVEYQNKGRANECVQYQHVLHRNLIYLATIADANPTSASKAME; via the coding sequence ATGTCGGTGGCTTTCGTACCGGACTGGCTGAGAGGGAAGGCAGAAGTCAATCAGGAGACCATCCAGCGGCTCCTGGAGGAGAATGACCAGCTGATCCGCTGTATCGTGGAATATCAGAACAAAGGCCGGGCGAATGAGTGCGTCCAGTACCAGCATGTGTTACACAGAAATCTCATTTATTTGGCTACCATCGCAGATGCCAACCCAACCAGTGCTTCAAAAGCAATGGAATAG